A region from the Branchiostoma lanceolatum isolate klBraLanc5 chromosome 2, klBraLanc5.hap2, whole genome shotgun sequence genome encodes:
- the LOC136428476 gene encoding keratin, type II cytoskeletal 78-like, which yields MSYPSNYHRSGLASTLGNLFSFGSGSRSQSVSSRWAGTSFVRGSRERRSYTGSTRAPSRAFDSGTGPSYSVQTGYTSPTSPQSVSRTYGADTSRIYGADTSRARLLVRTSSAPSLRAHSRRSSGEYASSHRQEKPLDFVHIETKLNGHVFVDGEQEKVDMDEVFGNKIPISPPTLSPVFLSPKAETRHSQVSPDVLLSPRTLSPRALSPAPRALSPVSPRALSPVSPRALSPVSSRALSPVQSSMTSISARNVEVDVNAHIRRTEQLERDLDLYKSRYEKESGIRKDLENQLSEAREEITALSGINRRLKGDNEALRKRCQTDEIHCSTGLMDMRSHYEKVVRNTKKDLEAYYMERVRRVTDEAKRHAVELGRVTADWRELSEQIRSLQTENDRLRRMAGFESSSSPSTTKTTSGVAKSPTKTVTFKNGPLPESTSNARTTMVRVKYVDAASTSSSSDEDDTETTSVRAKSKISSNVKISKTSDV from the exons ATGAGCTACCCTAGCAATTACCACCGGTCTGGGCTGGCGTCGACGCTAGGCAATCTGTTCAGCTTCGGCTCAGGGTCGCGGTCACAGTCGGTGTCGTCCCGATGGGCTGGGACAAGCTTTGTCCGGGGCTCCAGGGAAAGAAGAAGCTACACAGGGTCGACTCGTGCTCCTTCTCGGGCATTCGACTCGGGAACTGGCCCTTCCTACTCTGTACAGACGGGCTACACGTCCCCGACCAGCCCGCAGTCAGTCAGTCGGACCTACGGAGCCGACACGAGCCGGATCTACGGAGCAGACACCAGTCGGGCCCGCCTGTTGGTTAGAACCTCCAGCGCGCCGTCTCTCCGCGCTCACAGCCGCCGCTCCAGCGGGGAGTACGCCTCCTCCCACCGACAGGAGAAACCGCTGGACTTCGTCCACATCGAGACCAAGCTGAATGGCCATGTTTTTGTTGACGGGGAGCAAGAAAAAGTGGACATGGACGAGGTTTTCGGGAACAAAATCCCCATATCACCGCCTACGCTCTCCCCCGTTTTTCTGTCGCCCAAAGCCGAAACCCGACACTCTCAGGTGTCGCCTGACGTCCTCTTGTCCCCCCGAACCTTGTCCCCTCGCGCTCTGTCCCCGGCGCCCCGCGCTCTCTCCCCGGTATCCCCCCGCGCTCTCTCCCCGGTGTCCCCCCGTGCCTTGTCCCCGGTGTCCTCACGCGCTCTGTCCCCGGTACAGTCCAGTATGACGTCCATCAGTGCCAGGAATGTCGAGGTGGACGTCAATGCCCACATTCGGCGCACAGAGCAGTTGGAAAGAGACCTGGACCTTTACAAAAGCAG GTATGAGAAAGAGTCCGGCATCAGGAAAGATCTAGAGAACCAGCTGTCAGAGGCTAGAGAG GAGATTACCGCTCTGTCCGGGATTAACCGGCGACTGAAGGGTGACAACGAGGCTCTAAGAAAGCGGTGTCAGACCGACGAAATACACTGCAGCACCGGCCTCATGGACATGCGCAGTCACTACGAGAAGGTCGTCAGGAACACCAAAAAGGACCTGGAGGCGTACTACATGGAGAGG GTTCGACGTGTTACCGATGAAGCCAAGCGGCACGCGGTTGAGTTGGGGAGGGTCACGGCTGACTGGAGGGAACTGTCGGAACAAATCAGGAGTCTGCAGACGGAAAACGACCGGCTTCGGAGAATG GCTGGATTCGaatcctcctcctccccctcaacAACCAAGACGACCTCAGGGGTTGCAAAGTCTCCCACTAAAACCGTCACTTTCAAGAACGGCCCCCTACCGGAGTCCACATCAAACGCAAGGACAACCATGGTCAGGGTCAAATACGTAGATGCTGCCTCGACGTCTTCAAGTTCTGACGAGGACGACACTGAGACGACGTCAGTGCGCGCCAAGAGCAAGATCAGCTCCAACGTGAAAATATCTAAAACTAGCGATGTGTAG